In Prunus dulcis chromosome 1, ALMONDv2, whole genome shotgun sequence, the following are encoded in one genomic region:
- the LOC117615128 gene encoding aspartate--tRNA ligase 2, cytoplasmic isoform X2 — translation MSTPESQPPSEDAASVSKKAAKKEAAKQEKLRRRQEQEALAAATRSLAVDDEQDPLAANYGDVPLNEIQSKTVEDVSRWTEVGALTNTSENRSVLIRGRAQTIRAVGKNMAFVVVRERGFTVQCVATVQPDTVSRQMVKYVAGLSRESIIDIEGVVSVPSVEIKGTTQQVEVQVRKLYCVSKAAVLPINIEDAARSDAEIEKALQAGEKLVRVNQDTRLNNRVLDLRTPANQGIFRIQSQVGTIFRQFLLSEGFFEIHTPKLIAGSSEGGAAVFRLDYKGQPACLAQSPQLHKQMAICGDFGRVFEIGGVYRAEDSYTHRHLCEFIGLDLEMEIKSHYSEVMDIVGRLFVTIFDTLNKTCEKELEAVGRQYPFEPLKDAGVEVDPMGDLNTEAERKLGQLVLEKYGTEFYILHRYPLAVRPFYTMPCHDNLAYSNSFDVFIRGEEIISGAQRVHVPELLAERAQACGIELKTISTYIDAFRYGAPPHGGFGVGLERVVMLFCGLNNIRKTSLFPRDPLRIAP, via the exons ATGTCCACACCCGAATCGCAACCCCCTTCCGAGGACGCAGCCTCGGTCAGCAAAAAGGCCGCCAAGAAGGAAGCCGCCAAGCAAGAGAAGCTTCGCCGCCGCCAAGAGCAAGAAGCCCTAGCCGCCGCCACTCGCTCTCTCGCCGTCGATGACGAGCAGGACCCGCTGGCCGCCAACTATGGAGACGTCCCGCTCAACGAGATACAATCGAAGACGGTGGAGGACGTCAGCCGATGGACCGAGGTCGGCGCTCTGACGAACACATCGGAGAACCGCTCGGTGCTGATTCGAGGCCGAGCGCAGACGATCCGAGCCGTGGGGAAGAACATGGCGTTTGTGGTCGTCAGAGAGAGAGGCTTCACCGTGCAGTGTGTTGCCACGGTCCAGCCTGATACCGTGAGCCGCCAGATGGTGAAGTACGTTGCCGGTTTGAGCCGCGAATCGATTATTGATATTGAAGGAGTTGTTTCTGTTCCTAGTGTTGAGATAAAAGGCACCACACAGcag GTGGAGGTTCAAGTGAGGAAATTGTACTGTGTGAGTAAAGCTGCTGTGCTACCTATTAATATTGAGGATGCTGCTCGAAGCGATGCTGAAATCGAAAAAGCTTTGCAG GCTGGAGAAAAGCTTGTTCGTGTTAATCAGGATACACGCTTGAACAATAGAGTTCTTGACTTGCGAACACCAGCGAATCAGGGGATCTTCAGGATCCAGAGCCAAGTTGGAACT ATCTTTAGGCAGTTTCTGTTATCTGAAGGCTTTTTTGAAATCCACACGCCAAAACTGATTGCTGGTTCAAGCGAAGGTGGTGCTGCTGTGTTTAGACTCGACTACAAGGGTCAACCTGCCTGCCTTGCCCAATCACCTCAGCTTCACAAGCAGATGGCTATCTGTGGTGACTTTGGCCGTGTTTTTGAGATTGGTGGTGTTTATAGAGCTGAGGATTCCTATACCCATAGGCATTTGTGTGAGTTTATTGGTCTTGATCTTGAAATGGAGATCAAGAGTCACTATTCTGAG GTGATGGATATTGTTGGCCGTTTATTTGTTACAATATTCGACACTTTGAACAAGACTTGTGAGAAGGAGCTTGAAGCTGTAGGGAGGCAATATCCCTTCGAACCATTGAAG GATGCTGGCGTTGAAGTGGATCCTATGGGGGACCTAAACACTGAGGCTGAGAGAAAACTGGGGCAACTGGTTCTGGAGaa GTACGGCACTGAGTTCTACATACTCCACCGCTATCCTTTGGCTGTGAGGCCATTCTATACGATGCCTTGCCACGATAATCTTGCCTACAGTAATTCATTTGATGTTTTTATTCGAG GTGAGGAGATAATTTCTGGTGCCCAACGTGTGCACGTGCCAGAATTACTGGCTGAACGTGCACAAGCATGTGGGATTGAACTGAAGACAATTTCAACATATATCGATGCTTTCAg ATATGGTGCACCTCCGCACGGTGGGTTCGGGGTAGGGCTGGAGCGCGTTGTCATGCTTTTCTGCGGTTTGAACAACATCCGCAAAACTTCTCTGTTCCCTCGTGATCCACTTAGGATTGCCCCTTAG
- the LOC117615128 gene encoding aspartate--tRNA ligase 2, cytoplasmic isoform X1, with amino-acid sequence MSTPESQPPSEDAASVSKKAAKKEAAKQEKLRRRQEQEALAAATRSLAVDDEQDPLAANYGDVPLNEIQSKTVEDVSRWTEVGALTNTSENRSVLIRGRAQTIRAVGKNMAFVVVRERGFTVQCVATVQPDTVSRQMVKYVAGLSRESIIDIEGVVSVPSVEIKGTTQQVEVQVRKLYCVSKAAVLPINIEDAARSDAEIEKALQAGEKLVRVNQDTRLNNRVLDLRTPANQGIFRIQSQVGTIFRQFLLSEGFFEIHTPKLIAGSSEGGAAVFRLDYKGQPACLAQSPQLHKQMAICGDFGRVFEIGGVYRAEDSYTHRHLCEFIGLDLEMEIKSHYSEVMDIVGRLFVTIFDTLNKTCEKELEAVGRQYPFEPLKYLPETLRLTFEEGIQMLKDAGVEVDPMGDLNTEAERKLGQLVLEKYGTEFYILHRYPLAVRPFYTMPCHDNLAYSNSFDVFIRGEEIISGAQRVHVPELLAERAQACGIELKTISTYIDAFRYGAPPHGGFGVGLERVVMLFCGLNNIRKTSLFPRDPLRIAP; translated from the exons ATGTCCACACCCGAATCGCAACCCCCTTCCGAGGACGCAGCCTCGGTCAGCAAAAAGGCCGCCAAGAAGGAAGCCGCCAAGCAAGAGAAGCTTCGCCGCCGCCAAGAGCAAGAAGCCCTAGCCGCCGCCACTCGCTCTCTCGCCGTCGATGACGAGCAGGACCCGCTGGCCGCCAACTATGGAGACGTCCCGCTCAACGAGATACAATCGAAGACGGTGGAGGACGTCAGCCGATGGACCGAGGTCGGCGCTCTGACGAACACATCGGAGAACCGCTCGGTGCTGATTCGAGGCCGAGCGCAGACGATCCGAGCCGTGGGGAAGAACATGGCGTTTGTGGTCGTCAGAGAGAGAGGCTTCACCGTGCAGTGTGTTGCCACGGTCCAGCCTGATACCGTGAGCCGCCAGATGGTGAAGTACGTTGCCGGTTTGAGCCGCGAATCGATTATTGATATTGAAGGAGTTGTTTCTGTTCCTAGTGTTGAGATAAAAGGCACCACACAGcag GTGGAGGTTCAAGTGAGGAAATTGTACTGTGTGAGTAAAGCTGCTGTGCTACCTATTAATATTGAGGATGCTGCTCGAAGCGATGCTGAAATCGAAAAAGCTTTGCAG GCTGGAGAAAAGCTTGTTCGTGTTAATCAGGATACACGCTTGAACAATAGAGTTCTTGACTTGCGAACACCAGCGAATCAGGGGATCTTCAGGATCCAGAGCCAAGTTGGAACT ATCTTTAGGCAGTTTCTGTTATCTGAAGGCTTTTTTGAAATCCACACGCCAAAACTGATTGCTGGTTCAAGCGAAGGTGGTGCTGCTGTGTTTAGACTCGACTACAAGGGTCAACCTGCCTGCCTTGCCCAATCACCTCAGCTTCACAAGCAGATGGCTATCTGTGGTGACTTTGGCCGTGTTTTTGAGATTGGTGGTGTTTATAGAGCTGAGGATTCCTATACCCATAGGCATTTGTGTGAGTTTATTGGTCTTGATCTTGAAATGGAGATCAAGAGTCACTATTCTGAG GTGATGGATATTGTTGGCCGTTTATTTGTTACAATATTCGACACTTTGAACAAGACTTGTGAGAAGGAGCTTGAAGCTGTAGGGAGGCAATATCCCTTCGAACCATTGAAG TACTTGCCAGAGACTCTACGCCTTACATTTGAAGAAGGTATTCAAATGCTCAAG GATGCTGGCGTTGAAGTGGATCCTATGGGGGACCTAAACACTGAGGCTGAGAGAAAACTGGGGCAACTGGTTCTGGAGaa GTACGGCACTGAGTTCTACATACTCCACCGCTATCCTTTGGCTGTGAGGCCATTCTATACGATGCCTTGCCACGATAATCTTGCCTACAGTAATTCATTTGATGTTTTTATTCGAG GTGAGGAGATAATTTCTGGTGCCCAACGTGTGCACGTGCCAGAATTACTGGCTGAACGTGCACAAGCATGTGGGATTGAACTGAAGACAATTTCAACATATATCGATGCTTTCAg ATATGGTGCACCTCCGCACGGTGGGTTCGGGGTAGGGCTGGAGCGCGTTGTCATGCTTTTCTGCGGTTTGAACAACATCCGCAAAACTTCTCTGTTCCCTCGTGATCCACTTAGGATTGCCCCTTAG
- the LOC117613885 gene encoding acetylglutamate kinase, chloroplastic: MLAAKTLINPSPPLNLPPKLTLRRPKPPFSLSIRNSLSDSQAPTTPGQLRVDILSESLPFIQKFRGKTIVVKYGGAAMKSESLQASVVNDLVLLSCVGLRPVLVHGGGPEINHWLKRLNIEVSFHDGLRVTDAATMEIVSMVLAGKVNKNLVSLIDRAGVKAIGLCGFDGRLVTARPAPNAAKLGFVGEVARVDPTVLWSIVNDGHIPVIASVAADETGQQYNINADTVAGELAAALGAEKLILLTDVAGILSDRNDTFSLVKEIDIKGVKKMVEEGTIGGGMIPKVNCCVRSLAQGVKTASIVDGRVPHSLLLEILTDEGAGTMISG; encoded by the coding sequence ATGTTGGCAGCTAAAACCCTAATAAACCCGTCTCCGCCCCTCAATCTCCCGCCCAAACTCACCCTCCGTCGTCCCAAACccccattctctctctcaatccgCAACTCGCTCTCTGACTCACAAGCCCCAACCACTCCGGGTCAGCTCCGAGTCGACATCCTCTCCGAGTCTCTCCCCTTTATCCAAAAATTCCGAGGCAAGACCATCGTAGTCAAGTATGGCGGCGCCGCCATGAAATCAGAGTCCCTCCAGGCCTCCGTGGTCAACGACCTCGTCCTCCTCTCATGCGTCGGCCTCAGGCCCGTCCTTGTCCACGGCGGTGGGCCCGAGATCAACCACTGGCTCAAGCGCCTCAACATCGAGGTCAGCTTCCACGACGGCCTCCGAGTCACCGACGCCGCCACAATGGAGATCGTCTCCATGGTCCTCGCCGGAAAGGTCAACAAAAACCTAGTCTCGCTCATCGACCGCGCCGGAGTCAAGGCCATCGGGCTCTGCGGCTTCGACGGGCGCCTCGTCACCGCCCGACCCGCCCCGAACGCGGCTAAGCTCGGGTTCGTCGGGGAGGTTGCTCGGGTGGACCCCACTGTGCTGTGGTCGATCGTGAACGACGGCCACATCCCCGTGATCGCGTCGGTGGCGGCGGACGAGACGGGGCAGCAGTACAACATCAATGCGGACACGGTGGCGGGGGAGCTGGCGGCGGCGCTGGGGGCGGAGAAGCTGATTCTGCTGACGGACGTGGCGGGGATCTTGAGCGATCGAAACGACACGTTTAGCTTGGTGAAGGAGATTGACATCAAGGGAGTGAAGAAGATGGTGGAGGAGGGGACAATTGGTGGGGGTATGATACCAAAAGTGAATTGCTGTGTAAGGTCTTTGGCTCAGGGGGTGAAGACTGCTAGCATTGTTGATGGGAGAGTGCCCCATTCTTTGTTGCTTGAGATTTTGACTGATGAAGGAGCTGGGACCATGATTAGTGGATAG
- the LOC117614662 gene encoding DDT domain-containing protein DDR4 isoform X1, which translates to MAGGRRRREANDVVKEEKRSAKEDVEVMVLEEEEEKEEDSLKAQVAKLRQRWELASVLDFLFVFEPVVGKASKISAEEIEMGLINPGGALAQLHIALLKGIPPASKALDGSDAWVTVLCKKLATWWPWVAKGEIPLVAAKGEEISRYKELDPTKRLLLLKALCELRADQDDALAYINDALKQGTEVSFFRKNKIGGDGNGTSYWYEGTTITGHRLYKEVTALESKAKGRGKGCLNLANISLQWETLATNLEEFRKVVDELSSSKVVADVSVAKIIETNAIPVLEKLQKKKERALKQKERQERHLNTLRNSCGAGTTRSCRNRRPVSYTFDEYDRAIHEAIKVTNGKRTADEKRQEGKRRRRNGTDTNGAPQRDTNSEDNSGKKGDSNDSDANDSGNKDDSAGSDTSSDRIEEVASDDDDNNWDDGGTKDEDKGDHSDSGKSETDKNHAQTDSIALKPMGVRWSKRLAGDTSHPVLENRNLGTKNRSRQRPICNSALDSVVRQDSDDENSSEHANSEIAGHDELPVTDPEEVSES; encoded by the exons ATGGCTGGGGGTCGCCGGAGGCGGGAGGCGAACGACGTcgtcaaagaagaaaagaggtcAGCGAAGGAAGACGTGGAAGTGATGgttttggaggaagaagaggaaaaagaggaagattCTCTAAAGGCTCAGGTCGCGAAGCTTCGTCAGCGATGGGAACTGGCCTCCGTCCTCGACTTCTTGTTC GTTTTTGAGCCAGTGGTTGGGAAGGCTTCGAAAATATCAGCTGAAGAGATCGAGATGGGTTTGATAAACCCAGGCGGTGCACTTGCTCAGCTTCACATTGCCCTGTTGAAG GGAATACCACCTGCAAGTAAAGCATTGGATGGCTCTGATGCATGGGTGACTGTGCTTTGTAAGAAACTTGCAACATGGTGGCCATGG GTTGCTAAGGGGGAGATTCCGCTAGTGGCAGCTAAAGG AGAAGAGATATCTCGTTACAAGGAACTCGATCCAACAAAACGCTTACTACTCTTAAAAGCACTTTGTGAACTCAGAGCTGAT CAAGATGATGCATTAGCTTATATTAATGATGCTCTGAAACAAGGAACtgaagtttctttctttcgcAAAAATAAGATAGGAGGAGATGGAAATGGAACTTCTTATTG GTACGAGGGAACTACGATTACTGGTCATAGATTATACAAGGAAGTAACTGCCCTTGAGTCAAAGGCAAAGGGCAGGGGAAAAGGATGTTTAAACCTAGCAAATATTAGTCTCCAGTGGGAAACACTGGCAACCAATCTTGAGGAATTTCGTAAAGTTGTA GATGAACTCTCATCAAGCAAAGTTGTAGCAGATGTTTCTGTTGCTAAGATTATTGAAACCAATGCTATTCCTGTTCTTGAGAAACTTCAGAAG aagaaagaaagggcaCTAAAGCAGAAAGAAAGGCAGGAGAGGCATCTGAATACTTTGAGAAATTCTTGTGGTGCTGGAACTACTCGTTCCTGTCGCAACCGTAGGCCTGTCAGCTACACATTTG ATGAGTACGATCGGGCTATTCATGAGGCTATTAAAGTAACAAA CGGGAAGAGAACTGCCGACGAGAAAAGGCAAGAGGGTAAGCGTAGAAGAAGAAATGGCACTGACACTAATGGTGCCCCGCAGAGAGACACAAACTCAGAAGACAATTCAGGTAAAAAAGGTGATTCCAATGACAGTGACGCCAATGATTCTGGTAATAAGGATGACTCTGCGGGCAGTGACACCTCGAGCGACAGGATTGAAGAAGTTGCTAGTGATGACGATGATAACAATTGGGATGATGGTGGAACAAAGGATGAAGATAAGGGTGACCATAGTGACTCAGGCAAATCTGAGACAGACAAGAACCATGCTCAAACTGATAGTATTGCCCTAAAGCCTATGGGTGTGCGCTGGAGTAAAAGACTAGCTGGAGACACTAGCCATCCAGTTCTGGAAAACAGAAACTTGGGCACCAAGAATAGGTCGAGACAAAGACCCATCTGTAACTCTGCTCTTGATTCTGTTGTAAGACAAGACTCTGATGACGAGAACTCATCAGAACATGCAAACAGTGAGATAGCAGGGCACGACGAATTGCCAGTTACTGATCCAGAAGAGGTCAGTGAAAGCTGA
- the LOC117614662 gene encoding DDT domain-containing protein DDR4 isoform X2 — protein sequence MGTGLRPRLLVFEPVVGKASKISAEEIEMGLINPGGALAQLHIALLKGIPPASKALDGSDAWVTVLCKKLATWWPWVAKGEIPLVAAKGEEISRYKELDPTKRLLLLKALCELRADQDDALAYINDALKQGTEVSFFRKNKIGGDGNGTSYWYEGTTITGHRLYKEVTALESKAKGRGKGCLNLANISLQWETLATNLEEFRKVVDELSSSKVVADVSVAKIIETNAIPVLEKLQKKKERALKQKERQERHLNTLRNSCGAGTTRSCRNRRPVSYTFDEYDRAIHEAIKVTNGKRTADEKRQEGKRRRRNGTDTNGAPQRDTNSEDNSGKKGDSNDSDANDSGNKDDSAGSDTSSDRIEEVASDDDDNNWDDGGTKDEDKGDHSDSGKSETDKNHAQTDSIALKPMGVRWSKRLAGDTSHPVLENRNLGTKNRSRQRPICNSALDSVVRQDSDDENSSEHANSEIAGHDELPVTDPEEVSES from the exons ATGGGAACTGGCCTCCGTCCTCGACTTCTT GTTTTTGAGCCAGTGGTTGGGAAGGCTTCGAAAATATCAGCTGAAGAGATCGAGATGGGTTTGATAAACCCAGGCGGTGCACTTGCTCAGCTTCACATTGCCCTGTTGAAG GGAATACCACCTGCAAGTAAAGCATTGGATGGCTCTGATGCATGGGTGACTGTGCTTTGTAAGAAACTTGCAACATGGTGGCCATGG GTTGCTAAGGGGGAGATTCCGCTAGTGGCAGCTAAAGG AGAAGAGATATCTCGTTACAAGGAACTCGATCCAACAAAACGCTTACTACTCTTAAAAGCACTTTGTGAACTCAGAGCTGAT CAAGATGATGCATTAGCTTATATTAATGATGCTCTGAAACAAGGAACtgaagtttctttctttcgcAAAAATAAGATAGGAGGAGATGGAAATGGAACTTCTTATTG GTACGAGGGAACTACGATTACTGGTCATAGATTATACAAGGAAGTAACTGCCCTTGAGTCAAAGGCAAAGGGCAGGGGAAAAGGATGTTTAAACCTAGCAAATATTAGTCTCCAGTGGGAAACACTGGCAACCAATCTTGAGGAATTTCGTAAAGTTGTA GATGAACTCTCATCAAGCAAAGTTGTAGCAGATGTTTCTGTTGCTAAGATTATTGAAACCAATGCTATTCCTGTTCTTGAGAAACTTCAGAAG aagaaagaaagggcaCTAAAGCAGAAAGAAAGGCAGGAGAGGCATCTGAATACTTTGAGAAATTCTTGTGGTGCTGGAACTACTCGTTCCTGTCGCAACCGTAGGCCTGTCAGCTACACATTTG ATGAGTACGATCGGGCTATTCATGAGGCTATTAAAGTAACAAA CGGGAAGAGAACTGCCGACGAGAAAAGGCAAGAGGGTAAGCGTAGAAGAAGAAATGGCACTGACACTAATGGTGCCCCGCAGAGAGACACAAACTCAGAAGACAATTCAGGTAAAAAAGGTGATTCCAATGACAGTGACGCCAATGATTCTGGTAATAAGGATGACTCTGCGGGCAGTGACACCTCGAGCGACAGGATTGAAGAAGTTGCTAGTGATGACGATGATAACAATTGGGATGATGGTGGAACAAAGGATGAAGATAAGGGTGACCATAGTGACTCAGGCAAATCTGAGACAGACAAGAACCATGCTCAAACTGATAGTATTGCCCTAAAGCCTATGGGTGTGCGCTGGAGTAAAAGACTAGCTGGAGACACTAGCCATCCAGTTCTGGAAAACAGAAACTTGGGCACCAAGAATAGGTCGAGACAAAGACCCATCTGTAACTCTGCTCTTGATTCTGTTGTAAGACAAGACTCTGATGACGAGAACTCATCAGAACATGCAAACAGTGAGATAGCAGGGCACGACGAATTGCCAGTTACTGATCCAGAAGAGGTCAGTGAAAGCTGA